One Paroedura picta isolate Pp20150507F chromosome 16, Ppicta_v3.0, whole genome shotgun sequence genomic region harbors:
- the LENG1 gene encoding leukocyte receptor cluster member 1 isoform X1 has translation MNILPKKSWHVRNKDNVARVRRDEAEAEAQRQKREARVLLAEQEARTDFLRKKARLSAPGSGSSDLLSVDSDGPAQHINLFQELQEGGNKEHEEEKRQEKERREKALGILTYLGQSAAEAQTSRPWYQEPPERSEAVAKDTKLKGRLDPLVEMERHLRKKKSPWKEGKKGKGEKQQKESRGNSAVGPPSLSPSPLEKLRQERLRREQAERARAEALLCQKAGKPLPGEAEEEVDERKRGYNSQFHPQLARKRVWEPK, from the exons aTGAACATCCTTCCGAAGAAGTCGTGGCATGTGAGGAACAAGGACAACGTCGCCCGGGTGCGGCGGGACGAAGCGGAGGCCGAAGCCCAGCGCCAAAAGCGGGAAGCTCGAGTCCTGCTGGCTGAACAGGAG GCTCGGACTGACTTCTTGCGCAAGAAGGCCCGTCTGTCAGCCCCAGGAAGCGGCAGCTCGGACCTCCTGTCTGTGGACTCAGACGGGCCCGCGCAACACATCAACCTTTTCCAGGAGTTACAAGAGGGCGGAAACAAAGAACATGAGGAAGAGAAGAGGCAGGAAAAg GAGCGGCGGGAAAAGGCTTTGGGGATCCTCACTTACTTGGGCCAGAGCGCGGCAGAGGCCCAGACGAGTCGGCCTTGGTACCAGGAGCCCCCCGAACGCAGCGAGGCTGTCGCCAAAGACACAAAACTGAAAGGGAGGCTGGACCCGTTGGTCGAGATGGAAAGGCATCTCCGCAAAAAGAAGAGCCcctggaaggaagggaagaaagggaaaggggagaagcagcagaaggaaagcAGAGGGAACTCGGCCGTAGG GCCTCCTTCTCTCTCACCGTCCCCTCTGGAGAAGCTACGGCAGGAGCGGCTGCGCAGAGAGCAGGCAGAGCGAGCCCGGGCTGAGGCCCTTCTGTGCCAGAAGGCAGGAAAACCCCTCCCAggggaggcagaggaggaagtGGACGAAAGGAAACGCGGCTACAACTCTCAGTTCCACCCGCAGCTGGCCAGGAAGAGGGTCTGGGAGCCAAAGTGA
- the LENG1 gene encoding leukocyte receptor cluster member 1 isoform X2 — protein sequence MRRLPRICALLQKITTAHACTPNTARTDFLRKKARLSAPGSGSSDLLSVDSDGPAQHINLFQELQEGGNKEHEEEKRQEKERREKALGILTYLGQSAAEAQTSRPWYQEPPERSEAVAKDTKLKGRLDPLVEMERHLRKKKSPWKEGKKGKGEKQQKESRGNSAVGPPSLSPSPLEKLRQERLRREQAERARAEALLCQKAGKPLPGEAEEEVDERKRGYNSQFHPQLARKRVWEPK from the exons ATGCGCCGCCTGCCTCGGATTTGTGCACTGCTGCAGAAAATAACTACTGCGCATGCGTGTACTCCCAATACG GCTCGGACTGACTTCTTGCGCAAGAAGGCCCGTCTGTCAGCCCCAGGAAGCGGCAGCTCGGACCTCCTGTCTGTGGACTCAGACGGGCCCGCGCAACACATCAACCTTTTCCAGGAGTTACAAGAGGGCGGAAACAAAGAACATGAGGAAGAGAAGAGGCAGGAAAAg GAGCGGCGGGAAAAGGCTTTGGGGATCCTCACTTACTTGGGCCAGAGCGCGGCAGAGGCCCAGACGAGTCGGCCTTGGTACCAGGAGCCCCCCGAACGCAGCGAGGCTGTCGCCAAAGACACAAAACTGAAAGGGAGGCTGGACCCGTTGGTCGAGATGGAAAGGCATCTCCGCAAAAAGAAGAGCCcctggaaggaagggaagaaagggaaaggggagaagcagcagaaggaaagcAGAGGGAACTCGGCCGTAGG GCCTCCTTCTCTCTCACCGTCCCCTCTGGAGAAGCTACGGCAGGAGCGGCTGCGCAGAGAGCAGGCAGAGCGAGCCCGGGCTGAGGCCCTTCTGTGCCAGAAGGCAGGAAAACCCCTCCCAggggaggcagaggaggaagtGGACGAAAGGAAACGCGGCTACAACTCTCAGTTCCACCCGCAGCTGGCCAGGAAGAGGGTCTGGGAGCCAAAGTGA